The following are from one region of the Quercus robur chromosome 1, dhQueRobu3.1, whole genome shotgun sequence genome:
- the LOC126724071 gene encoding scarecrow-like protein 3 produces MAPMLQDEGSSSVTSSPLQLFSMMSLSPNLGSPYPFVRELKSEERGLYLIHLLLTCANHVAAGSLENANIALEQISQLASPDGDTMQRIAAYFTEALADRILKAWPGLHKALNSTKLTLVSEEILVQKLFFELFPFMKVAFVLTNQAIVEAMEGEKMVHIIDLNAAEPAQWIALIQVLSARPEGPPHLRITGVHQQREVLEQMAFKLTEEAEKLDIPFQFNPVVSKLDNLDFEKLRVKTGEALAISSVLQLHSLLASDDELLRKKSPLAPKNLNGIHLPGVPQINQSTLGELLEKDLVNGHSRSPDSATSSPQSLSASAKMDGFVNALWGLTPKLMVITEQDSNHNGSTLMERLLEALYSYAALFDCLESTVPRTLERLKLEKMLFGEEIKNIIACEGAERKERHEKLEKWVQRLDLAGFGNLPLSYYGMLQAGRLLQGYGSDGYKIKEENGCVVICWQDRALFSVSAWRCRK; encoded by the coding sequence ATGGCACCAATGCTTCAAGATGAAGGGTCTTCTTCTGTAACTTCATCACCACTCCAATTATTTTCCATGATGTCTCTTTCACCCAATTTAGGATCACCATACCCATTTGTTAGAGAACTTAAATCTGAAGAGAGGGGTTTGTATTTGATCCACTTATTGCTCACTTGTGCAAATCATGTTGCTGCCGGCAGCCTTGAAAATGCAAATATTGCCCTTGAACAAATCTCCCAACTTGCCTCTCCTGATGGTGATACCATGCAGCGTATCGCTGCATACTTCACTGAGGCACTTGCAGATAGAATCCTAAAGGCTTGGCCTGGTCTTCACAAAGCCCTCAACTCTACTAAATTAACATTGGTTTCTGAAGAAATTCTTGTTCAGAAACTGTTTTTCGAGCTGTTTCCCTTCATGAAGGTGGCATTCGTGCTCACAAACCAGGCTATTGTTGAAGCCATGGAAGGGGAAAAGATGGTTCACATAATTGACCTGAATGCTGCTGAACCTGCCCAGTGGATTGCACTTATTCAAGTTTTGAGTGCACGGCCTGAAGGCCCACCCCATTTGAGAATTACTGGGGTTCATCAACAGAGAGAAGTTTTGGAGCAAATGGCGTTTAAACTGACCGAAGAAGCTGAAAAGCTGGATATCCCATTCCAGTTCAATCCTGTAGTTAGTAAATTGGATaatcttgattttgaaaaacttcGTGTCAAAACAGGGGAGGCTCTAGCGATCAGTTCAGTTCTTCAATTGCATTCCCTGTTGGCCTCTGATGATGAACTCTTGAGAAAGAAATCCCCACTAGCTCCAAAGAATCTGAATGGAATTCACTTACCTGGAGTCCCGCAAATCAACCAAAGCACATTGGGTGAGCTGCTTGAGAAAGATTTAGTTAATGGGCATAGCCGGAGTCCTGACTCAGCCACGTCATCGCCCCAATCTTTAAGTGCTTCAGCTAAGATGGATGGATTTGTCAATGCCTTGTGGGGCTTGACACCAAAGCTCATGGTAATAACAGAACAAGATTCTAACCACAATGGATCAACTTTAATGGAGAGGCTATTGGAGGCTCTTTACTCCTATGCAGCATTGTTTGATTGTTTGGAGTCTACAGTGCCAAGAACATTGGAGAGATTGAAGCTAGAGAAGATGCTGTTTGGGGAGGAAATTAAGAACATTATAGCATGCGAGGGAgctgagagaaaagaaaggcaTGAAAAGCTTGAGAAGTGGGTCCAAAGGCTTGACTTGGCTGGGTTTGGGAATTTGCCTTTGAGCTATTATGGTATGTTG